AAGTGCTAACCATACGTCTTTTACAGTAGTATCGGCAGCACCAAATACCATTGCGACCATAAAAATAAGAAAGAATGCAATGATTCCTAGAATAAACTTGTATGTAAAAGTGGTGGAACGTATATTATCATCTTTTGTCATCAGTTTCACATCTTTTCTTTTCGTAGAATAAAGGAAGAGGAATTCTTAATTTAAGAATTCCTCACTGTTGTATTATTGGCCAAGAAAGCTCTTTTTGAAGAAGTCTAATTGGAAATCTAATGTAAGTGGATCATTAAAGTAGAATTCCATCATGTTTGCTTCAAATGTGTGATTATTTTTTACTGCTGGGATGTTTTTGTATGATTTTGTCTCTTGGAATGAGTTGTCAGTATCTTTGTTTTTACTTACGATTAAGTAATCTCCAGCAAACTCAGGTAAAACCTCAGTAGATAATGCGTAGTAGCCTTCTTTTAATGCTTTTTCTTTCACCTTCTCAGGCATTTTTAATTTCATTTCTTGATAAAGAATTTCTGTTCCACGGCCCCAGTTATCGCCGTATACATAAATTTGTTTGTTGAAGTTTTCGATAACTGAAACTGTTGCATCTTCACCGATCTTCGCTTTAATTTCTTTTCCTGCTACTTGAGCGCGTTTCTTGAAATCATCAACCCAAGTTTTTGCTTCTTTTTCTTTATTTAATAATTTACCGATTTCTACATGTTGTGTTAAGTAATCAACTTTACCGTATCTGAATGTCACAGTAGGAGCGATTTTCTTTAACTTATCAACATTTTTAACATTTGATAAACCGATGATTAAATCTGGATTTAATTCAGCGATTTTTTCAACATTCTCATCTGATACTTCAGCAACATTTTTTAATTTGCTATCAAAACGTGGGTTTTGTTTAGACCATGAATCTACCCCAACAAGGTTTACACCTAAAGACATTACGTTCCCAGCGAATGACGATAGGACAACAACACGTTTTGGATTTGCTGGAACTTCAACTTTACCATTTTCAGATTGGTATGTAATTGTTTTTGACTTGCTATCTTTTGCATCGTTCTTCTTGTCTGTTGAGCCGTTGCTACAAGCGCTCATAACAAGAACGAAAAGAACTGTTAGTGAAATGAGTAATCTTTTCATTGTCTTTCTCCTTTTAATAGATGATATGTGATACATATTAATTTGTTTAACTGTGGATCTTTTGAAAGGCTAGTGGTAATACAAAATCTTTATTGAAAATCTTAAATTTTAGATTTTACAATATAGTAATCACCGTATTAATGAAAGAAAATGTAACCTCGAATTTGTTAATTATTAACAAGATGATAATGATTATCACTATTGACTCCTTAAATAATATAATTTTATATAGATGTATTGTCAATAGTAATTTGGATTGTAAATTTAGTGAAAACAGGTTATATTTTATTGAGAATGATAATCAATGATTAGTGGCTGAGGAGTGACATGAATGAATCAAGAGGAATTGTTTGATGTGACCGTGATAGGCGGAGGACCTGCAGGGCTTTATTCAGCTTTTTATAGTGGACTAAGAGAAATGAAAACAAAAATAATAGAATTTCAACCACAATTAGGTGGAAAAATACATGTTTATCCAGAGAAAATGATATGGGATATAGGTGGGTTGCCACCGATTACCGGTGAAAAATTAATTCATCAGCTTGTAGAACAAGGATTAACATTCCAGCCAGAAGTCGTCTTAAATGAAAAAGTAGAATCGATTACACGTAATGAAGATGGGATTTTTGTATTAAAAACAACTTCTGGAGAAGAGCATTTTTCAAAAACAGTCATTGTTGCAACTGGTAGTGGTATATTGAAACCAAAAAAGTTAGCGATTGAAGGTGCTGAGAGATTCGAAGTATCAAATTTAAATTATACGGTAAAATCTTTAAAACGTTTTAAAGATAAAACAGTAATTATTTCAGGTGGAGGAAACTCTGCGATAGATTGGGCAAATGAATTAGAACCAATTGCAAAACAGGTTTATTTAACATATAGAAAAGACACTTTATCTGGTCATGAGGCGCAAGTGAGTCAGCTTATGAATAGTTCAGCGGAATGCTTCTTCAATACGTCAATTACAAAATTAGTTGCAGGTGAAGATCATGAAACGATTGAATATGTTGAGCTAACAAATCATGAAACAGGGGAAGTTTCTCATCTAGCTATTGATGAAGTCATTATTAATCATGGATATGAGCGTGATATGACATTGTTAGACAATAGTGAGTTAGATGTTGAAATTATAGATAATTATTTTATTGCAGGTAACGCAAATAGCGAATCTTCTATAGATGGGTTATATGCTGCAGGGGATATTTTAAAGCATGACGGGAAATTACATTTAATTGCAGGTGCATTCCAAGATGCTGGAAATGCTGTGAATAAAGCGAAACAAATTATTCAGCCAGACGCAAGCGAATACGGAATGGTTTCTTCGCATAATGATGTGTTTAAAAAGCGTAATCGAGAATTGATTAAGCAAATGATGAAATAATAAATGAACACGTATACCCCCATTTACTTCTCCACTCGAACGAACGAGAAATGTAAATGGGGGTTTTCCTGTTTACTATATTTTTAACCATTATCATGACACCGGTTTCATAAGTTCATGCCATATACATGTATTTCTGAAAAAAAAGAATACAAAGACTTGAACGTTTTATTTTTAAATTTTTCTAGCAAACAATGAATTTGTGTTGGGTTTGTCCTGGCGATAATCAAATTATGCTGTTCCTTGTGCTCGGTCATTAGGAAATTTTATGTTTTGTACAGAAGCAATATATTGTTTCCCATGTTTTCTAGCTAATGATTCTAATATGTGGCGAACGCGTTTTGTAAGGTGTCCTTGATTTTGTAAAGCTTCACAATATGCATCATAATAAGCATATTTAGCCCAAAGGAAATCGTCTTGCTGGAATAAGAAATGATTTTTATACCATTCTCCAATTGTGCGATAATTATGGACTTCATGTACAGTTTCAGTTTGGGAAAGAATTCTGTTTGGTAAAGTTTTAGATAGTTGAGAACCTGTTTGTTCTGTTTCAGTTCGTAATGATTCTTCTAACATTGTAATGATGTGATGAGTAGCCATAATGTTAACTCTCCTTTGTGTAAATGGGTAATACCATTCTATATTTAAAAAGTACTTACTATATTATTATACAATATATGGAATGCATCCACCTGCTTTTTGATTTTGATTTACAAAATCTTTTTCGTTTGTTTACAAAATTAACTTATAATAAAGTAAGATGCATGATGTATACCAAAAACTAATAAAGGAATGAAAGCATTGTATATAACAATAGAAGAAGCGGCGGAATATTTAAATTTACCGAAGTCGTATATTGAAGAGTTAATTCAACAAAAGCGTATCCGTGCTTTATTTGATGGAGATCAATATTTGTTGAATAAAGAACAATTTAATACACATTTAGAACAAATGGAAAAATATAAGCAATTAGTGGAAGAAATCATGAATGAACCAATTCCAGAAGATATGGATGTTAAAGACGAAGATTAAGTAAGATGT
The DNA window shown above is from Bacillus clarus and carries:
- a CDS encoding helix-turn-helix domain-containing protein — protein: MKALYITIEEAAEYLNLPKSYIEELIQQKRIRALFDGDQYLLNKEQFNTHLEQMEKYKQLVEEIMNEPIPEDMDVKDED
- a CDS encoding NAD(P)/FAD-dependent oxidoreductase, whose protein sequence is MNQEELFDVTVIGGGPAGLYSAFYSGLREMKTKIIEFQPQLGGKIHVYPEKMIWDIGGLPPITGEKLIHQLVEQGLTFQPEVVLNEKVESITRNEDGIFVLKTTSGEEHFSKTVIVATGSGILKPKKLAIEGAERFEVSNLNYTVKSLKRFKDKTVIISGGGNSAIDWANELEPIAKQVYLTYRKDTLSGHEAQVSQLMNSSAECFFNTSITKLVAGEDHETIEYVELTNHETGEVSHLAIDEVIINHGYERDMTLLDNSELDVEIIDNYFIAGNANSESSIDGLYAAGDILKHDGKLHLIAGAFQDAGNAVNKAKQIIQPDASEYGMVSSHNDVFKKRNRELIKQMMK
- a CDS encoding iron-hydroxamate ABC transporter substrate-binding protein; translation: MKRLLISLTVLFVLVMSACSNGSTDKKNDAKDSKSKTITYQSENGKVEVPANPKRVVVLSSFAGNVMSLGVNLVGVDSWSKQNPRFDSKLKNVAEVSDENVEKIAELNPDLIIGLSNVKNVDKLKKIAPTVTFRYGKVDYLTQHVEIGKLLNKEKEAKTWVDDFKKRAQVAGKEIKAKIGEDATVSVIENFNKQIYVYGDNWGRGTEILYQEMKLKMPEKVKEKALKEGYYALSTEVLPEFAGDYLIVSKNKDTDNSFQETKSYKNIPAVKNNHTFEANMMEFYFNDPLTLDFQLDFFKKSFLGQ